A genomic window from Archaeoglobus neptunius includes:
- a CDS encoding NAD(P)/FAD-dependent oxidoreductase has protein sequence MKLKTGIVGGGLAGLLAAFWIKKKIADAEIDVFEKMSIDKYRIDCAEALINQRNSFKLVGHMVKPFVKNRLTNIVWKFNIGDETVTSTIHYSEEFCWMIDRIAWQKSLIDRISSMGVEIHFGEKRDPHDLSDYDIVIDARGSMKNEYCGVGIYKIVCGDFSAIQKTNICEMSAEEPGTLYWIFPLGKNRANIGCGGEKVKMKNLKSYIDNIHEKLKIFHDEKTGAGLLDYSYAACLYFKKEKKVVEHTDDTTIIRIGDAAGLVDPFTGEGMSGAILSAKLLSYSLTDSRCETYPSKLLRNNKFLARNMEASLLRRSSFDRFVKFMKLIDGVNGKYLGSKLFPLRYPLRFLKMIRKD, from the coding sequence ATGAAACTCAAAACAGGAATCGTGGGTGGAGGTCTGGCCGGACTTTTAGCCGCTTTCTGGATAAAGAAGAAGATCGCCGACGCAGAGATAGATGTTTTTGAAAAAATGAGCATTGACAAGTACAGAATTGACTGTGCGGAGGCCCTGATTAACCAGCGCAATTCTTTCAAGCTGGTTGGCCATATGGTAAAACCTTTCGTAAAAAACAGGCTGACGAACATAGTGTGGAAATTCAACATCGGCGATGAAACGGTGACATCCACCATTCACTACTCGGAAGAGTTTTGCTGGATGATCGACAGGATTGCATGGCAGAAAAGCCTAATTGACAGGATATCATCAATGGGTGTTGAAATCCATTTTGGCGAGAAAAGGGATCCACACGATCTTTCCGATTACGACATTGTGATAGACGCAAGAGGATCAATGAAAAATGAATACTGCGGCGTGGGGATTTACAAAATAGTATGTGGAGATTTCTCGGCAATTCAGAAAACGAACATCTGCGAGATGAGTGCAGAGGAGCCGGGTACTCTTTACTGGATATTTCCTCTCGGTAAAAACAGGGCCAACATCGGATGTGGAGGAGAGAAGGTAAAAATGAAGAATTTGAAAAGTTACATTGACAATATCCATGAAAAGCTGAAAATTTTTCATGATGAGAAAACCGGAGCGGGACTTCTTGACTACAGTTACGCAGCATGCCTGTACTTCAAAAAGGAAAAGAAGGTTGTCGAGCATACAGATGATACCACGATTATTCGCATTGGAGATGCTGCGGGTCTTGTTGATCCGTTTACGGGCGAGGGAATGAGCGGCGCAATTCTTTCAGCAAAATTGCTCTCATACAGTTTGACCGATTCACGCTGTGAGACTTATCCATCGAAACTTCTCAGGAATAACAAGTTTCTGGCCAGAAATATGGAGGCCTCACTGTTGAGAAGAAGTAGCTTTGACCGCTTTGTAAAATTCATGAAACTGATTGATGGTGTAAACGGAAAGTATCTGGGATCCAAACTGTTCCCTCTGAGATATCCTTTGCGATTTCTGAAGATGATACGAAAGGATTAA
- a CDS encoding DUF7289 family protein, which yields MTDIMGKKAASEVVGALLTVVVILSASGLIYVISHPVISNSIDNLDYRNAVKTMAEIKEIVQRMKYEGEIATTKSVQLNGGSISNLKSFNATFRVSELPPGLSVAIAHAPPNINAIIHAAHDIEVQWRMSDLSIDLPSRNIVFESGIFAKVGGKVIPIPISDPDVTATNDTIYISLYSFFGNYSAGGNRATINLKYINTVIFDDVNSFKIDSEFCKLWKNKIESELNNVVNKPAVFTDSDCSDNNMEISKAGGNITIIVTDIEVT from the coding sequence TTGACTGACATAATGGGTAAAAAAGCTGCATCAGAAGTCGTTGGAGCGCTGCTAACTGTTGTAGTTATTCTGTCAGCCTCAGGGCTTATCTATGTTATATCTCACCCGGTGATATCGAACAGTATTGACAATCTGGACTATAGAAATGCCGTTAAAACAATGGCCGAGATCAAAGAGATCGTACAAAGAATGAAGTATGAAGGAGAGATCGCCACTACAAAATCTGTACAGCTCAATGGTGGGAGTATATCCAATTTAAAGAGTTTCAATGCTACATTCAGGGTTTCAGAGTTGCCACCAGGACTATCTGTAGCAATTGCTCACGCCCCTCCAAATATCAATGCAATAATCCATGCAGCCCATGACATAGAGGTACAGTGGAGGATGTCTGACCTAAGCATCGATCTGCCATCAAGAAATATCGTCTTCGAGTCGGGAATATTCGCCAAGGTGGGAGGAAAGGTAATACCCATCCCCATTTCCGATCCAGATGTGACGGCTACCAATGACACAATTTACATCTCACTTTACAGTTTTTTCGGAAACTACTCTGCGGGGGGTAATAGAGCAACAATAAACTTGAAATATATCAATACGGTAATTTTTGATGACGTGAACAGCTTTAAAATTGATTCCGAGTTTTGTAAGTTGTGGAAAAACAAAATAGAATCCGAACTCAACAATGTCGTGAACAAACCAGCAGTTTTTACGGACAGTGACTGTTCAGACAATAATATGGAAATATCAAAAGCTGGGGGGAATATAACCATAATTGTAACAGACATAGAGGTTACCTAG
- a CDS encoding TIGR00288 family NYN domain-containing protein — MPTISRIQRIKEYLSKRRLSQRKKVGVLVDGPNMLRKEFNINLKEIREILTEYGDIKIAKVFVNQYATEKLVEAIENQGFEPIVTSGDVDVRLAVEAMELIYNDSIDAIAIVTRDADFKAVLMKAMEMGKETIIIGAEPGFSTALKNSADIAIVLNEEGEDNKSQDEAEEIIEV; from the coding sequence ATGCCAACAATATCCCGTATCCAGAGAATTAAGGAGTACCTTTCTAAAAGAAGATTGTCGCAACGAAAAAAGGTAGGGGTGCTCGTGGACGGTCCTAACATGCTGAGAAAGGAGTTCAATATAAACCTAAAGGAAATCAGGGAAATACTAACGGAATACGGCGACATAAAAATCGCAAAGGTGTTCGTGAACCAGTATGCAACTGAAAAACTGGTCGAGGCGATAGAAAATCAGGGATTTGAACCGATAGTGACGTCCGGTGACGTTGATGTGAGACTGGCAGTGGAGGCCATGGAACTGATCTACAACGACTCGATAGATGCAATTGCCATCGTTACCAGGGATGCTGATTTCAAAGCTGTCCTTATGAAGGCGATGGAGATGGGTAAGGAAACTATAATTATCGGTGCCGAACCCGGATTCTCAACGGCTCTCAAAAATTCGGCCGACATTGCCATTGTCCTTAATGAGGAAGGCGAGGACAACAAATCGCAAGATGAGGCCGAGGAAATTATAGAGGTATGA
- a CDS encoding DUF6206 family protein, translating to MMVDKEVLLDLEERLNPARPENIRILGYGEISTVFELPEYPGIAFKRIPMFKSEEQVKMYIDTYYEYINLLSEAGLKIPESGAEYVITGDGRIVLFIMQKKLEQICHSIIHRARKEEAIGIFSSILAEMKKVWDFNEEKRSEGLEIGLDGQISNWAIINGDIYYFDTSTPMIRRNGADQLDTDIFLRACPPGIRILLEKVFLPGILDRYYNFRLVVLDLIANLFKEGRKDLISDFIELANEFFAGEGYTFEPIVMKEVEKYYREDAFIWSLYLNLRKIHRFIVTRLLFGRYEFILPGKIKR from the coding sequence ATGATGGTCGACAAAGAAGTTTTATTAGACCTTGAGGAAAGGCTAAACCCGGCAAGGCCGGAAAACATCAGAATTCTCGGATACGGCGAGATAAGCACAGTTTTCGAGCTTCCAGAATACCCGGGCATTGCCTTTAAGAGGATTCCCATGTTCAAATCTGAAGAACAGGTGAAGATGTACATTGATACCTACTACGAGTACATTAACCTCCTCAGCGAGGCGGGACTAAAAATACCGGAGAGCGGTGCAGAGTACGTTATTACGGGTGATGGTAGGATAGTGCTGTTCATAATGCAGAAAAAACTTGAGCAGATATGCCACAGTATAATCCACAGAGCCAGAAAAGAGGAGGCAATCGGAATTTTCAGTAGTATTCTTGCTGAAATGAAAAAAGTATGGGACTTTAACGAAGAAAAGAGGAGTGAAGGGCTGGAAATAGGTCTGGATGGGCAGATTTCAAACTGGGCAATAATCAACGGGGACATCTACTACTTCGACACCAGTACGCCGATGATAAGGAGGAACGGAGCTGACCAGCTTGACACAGATATATTCCTGCGTGCGTGTCCACCGGGAATAAGAATTTTGCTCGAGAAAGTATTTCTTCCGGGAATTCTGGACAGATACTACAATTTCAGACTGGTGGTCCTCGACCTGATAGCCAATCTGTTCAAGGAGGGAAGAAAAGATTTGATTTCCGACTTTATTGAGTTAGCAAATGAGTTTTTCGCAGGAGAGGGATACACATTCGAGCCCATAGTAATGAAGGAAGTTGAAAAGTACTATAGAGAAGATGCGTTTATATGGAGCCTTTACCTCAACCTGAGAAAAATCCATCGCTTTATAGTTACCAGGCTCCTTTTCGGCAGATACGAATTCATCCTCCCCGGAAAGATAAAGAGGTAG
- a CDS encoding helix-turn-helix domain-containing protein, with product MGEKVRDREHHERLFKASMSPVRRKIVAAIGVQGKTREELKKELDLSDFQLKFNLDWLLREGFLKEEDGKLKLTDDGIELLEAG from the coding sequence GTGGGAGAAAAGGTGAGGGATAGAGAACATCATGAAAGACTCTTCAAAGCATCAATGAGTCCGGTGAGACGAAAAATTGTTGCGGCAATTGGAGTTCAGGGCAAAACCAGGGAGGAACTTAAAAAGGAGCTTGATCTCTCCGACTTTCAGCTTAAGTTTAACCTCGACTGGTTGCTGAGGGAGGGATTTTTAAAAGAGGAAGATGGAAAGCTAAAGCTCACTGATGATGGGATCGAACTCCTTGAAGCTGGTTAA
- a CDS encoding helicase HerA domain-containing protein, giving the protein MKGAVGKIYGEASSFEFNFVVFNQKQVKRGDYVKVWNDVDGWVVAYVEDIVARSNVRNREIKEIVNGSNEVFIAKAVVLGKREDGRLRVPRSPFVPGESVFLAEEKLIAEVLGLSNEGVYIGLLGDTGVKVKLNPNSLVQKHVCILAKTGSGKSYTAGVIIEELLDHNVPLLIVDPHGEYRSMKYPNEQISGEFGIKPKAYADKIRIIVPPISPFTDRADGVLVLDGVNLSAEELIELTGLKNPTAQALLYQALKELKGDDYTIADIIEEVEKIRHNGKWTLLGALTKVEESGLFGDRPTDLSKLLQRGKATILDLRGVEPSFQDLIVSRICTKLFELRKLGKVEPGMIVIEEAHNFIPERGFDRAVSTGILRTIASEGRKFGLGLMVISQRPARVDKNVISQCNTQIILRVTNPNDINAIKNGVEGITAEMVEEIKRLPPGNAMIVSPELERPVIVRVRCRKSMHGEAVNVTESKREVKKKKREKKQEKKGFLRRLFG; this is encoded by the coding sequence ATGAAAGGAGCGGTTGGCAAAATTTACGGTGAGGCCTCATCATTTGAATTCAACTTTGTGGTATTCAACCAAAAGCAGGTTAAAAGAGGGGATTATGTTAAGGTGTGGAACGATGTTGATGGCTGGGTTGTGGCCTATGTTGAGGATATCGTTGCCAGATCAAATGTCAGGAACAGGGAAATAAAGGAAATTGTAAATGGTTCGAACGAGGTTTTTATCGCCAAGGCCGTAGTTTTAGGCAAAAGGGAAGACGGCAGACTTAGAGTTCCACGAAGCCCTTTTGTTCCAGGCGAAAGCGTGTTTCTTGCAGAAGAGAAACTAATTGCTGAAGTACTCGGCCTGAGTAATGAGGGGGTGTACATAGGTCTTCTGGGAGATACTGGAGTAAAGGTTAAGCTCAACCCCAACAGTCTCGTTCAGAAGCATGTTTGCATTCTTGCAAAAACTGGGAGTGGTAAGAGCTACACGGCCGGAGTTATTATAGAAGAGTTGCTTGATCATAACGTTCCTCTACTGATCGTAGATCCGCATGGCGAATATCGCTCAATGAAGTATCCTAACGAGCAAATTAGCGGTGAGTTCGGGATAAAACCGAAAGCTTATGCTGATAAAATCAGAATTATCGTCCCACCGATTTCACCCTTTACAGACAGAGCTGATGGCGTTCTCGTTCTCGATGGGGTAAATCTGTCTGCCGAGGAGCTGATCGAACTTACTGGTTTGAAGAACCCAACTGCTCAGGCGCTGCTCTATCAGGCTCTCAAAGAGCTTAAGGGTGATGACTACACCATAGCGGACATAATTGAAGAGGTGGAAAAGATCAGACATAACGGCAAGTGGACTTTGCTGGGGGCGCTGACAAAGGTCGAGGAATCAGGACTTTTTGGAGATAGGCCGACGGACTTAAGCAAGCTGCTTCAGAGAGGTAAGGCAACGATACTTGACCTCAGGGGTGTGGAGCCCTCGTTTCAGGATCTGATAGTTTCAAGAATCTGCACAAAGCTGTTTGAACTCAGGAAACTCGGTAAGGTGGAGCCGGGAATGATCGTCATTGAGGAGGCGCACAACTTCATCCCCGAAAGGGGTTTCGATAGGGCTGTCTCCACAGGGATTTTGAGGACGATTGCGAGTGAGGGGAGAAAGTTCGGTCTGGGGTTGATGGTCATAAGCCAGAGGCCAGCGAGGGTTGACAAAAACGTGATCAGCCAGTGCAACACCCAGATCATACTGAGAGTTACGAATCCGAACGATATCAACGCAATAAAGAACGGAGTTGAGGGGATTACTGCCGAGATGGTTGAGGAAATCAAGAGATTACCGCCAGGAAACGCCATGATAGTAAGTCCAGAGCTTGAGAGACCCGTCATCGTAAGGGTCAGGTGCAGGAAAAGCATGCATGGTGAGGCAGTAAATGTTACAGAGTCAAAAAGAGAGGTCAAAAAGAAGAAACGGGAAAAGAAGCAGGAGAAAAAAGGATTCCTCAGGAGACTTTTTGGCTAA
- a CDS encoding formate--phosphoribosylaminoimidazolecarboxamide ligase family protein, producing MNVKKIAESYDDVTIGIFGSHSAKEVGMAAKAWGFRTVVVVQKGRDRLYTRYNRHLYDEVIMLERFRDLLEEDVQEKLVEMNTIFIPNRSFAVYVGYDGIEREFRVPIYGNRFMLRAEERDYEKGQYYLLEKAGLRFPKEFKSPEDIDRLVVVKVQQAKNPLERAFFYASSPEDYYRQAEELLKAGVIDEEGLKKARIEEYVLGARFNANFHSYALKDVFGNFDFVGFSDRRQVNLQGFLNLPAKDQLKINVPVKNEEIGHFGVTMRESKQQEVYEAAERFIETCEREIPPGIIGMFGLQGAMAYSPEDETKLEFVIFDVSFRVPGDPAIGPTSPEMRNLSLKHGVKIDDPLDLTMMEIKKAMELEKVGDIVT from the coding sequence ATGAACGTCAAAAAAATTGCTGAAAGCTACGACGACGTCACCATCGGCATTTTTGGCTCTCATTCTGCAAAAGAAGTTGGAATGGCTGCAAAAGCCTGGGGCTTCAGAACAGTTGTCGTTGTTCAAAAGGGGAGGGACAGGCTCTACACCAGATACAACAGACACCTTTACGATGAGGTGATAATGCTCGAAAGGTTCAGAGATCTTCTTGAGGAGGATGTTCAGGAAAAGCTTGTGGAAATGAACACCATCTTCATTCCAAACAGAAGCTTTGCTGTCTACGTTGGCTATGATGGAATTGAGAGAGAATTCAGGGTCCCAATATACGGAAACAGATTCATGCTGAGGGCTGAAGAAAGAGATTACGAAAAGGGACAGTATTATCTGCTGGAGAAGGCAGGTCTGAGATTTCCAAAGGAGTTCAAATCCCCGGAAGACATAGACAGACTTGTTGTTGTGAAGGTTCAGCAGGCAAAAAATCCGCTTGAAAGGGCGTTTTTCTACGCATCTTCACCCGAGGATTACTACCGACAGGCCGAAGAACTCCTGAAAGCTGGTGTAATTGACGAAGAAGGTCTGAAAAAAGCCAGAATAGAGGAATATGTGCTTGGAGCAAGATTCAACGCAAACTTCCACAGCTACGCTCTTAAAGACGTTTTTGGCAATTTTGACTTCGTGGGATTCAGCGACAGGAGACAGGTTAATCTACAGGGATTTCTCAATCTTCCGGCAAAAGATCAGCTAAAAATCAATGTTCCTGTAAAGAATGAAGAAATCGGACACTTTGGAGTCACAATGCGGGAAAGTAAACAGCAAGAAGTATATGAGGCAGCGGAAAGGTTTATCGAAACGTGTGAGAGAGAGATTCCGCCAGGCATAATAGGAATGTTTGGTCTCCAGGGTGCTATGGCCTACTCTCCCGAAGACGAGACAAAGTTGGAGTTTGTTATCTTCGATGTATCTTTCAGAGTTCCCGGAGATCCGGCGATTGGACCCACATCACCTGAAATGAGGAATCTCAGCCTGAAACACGGAGTAAAGATCGATGATCCTCTCGATCTCACTATGATGGAAATAAAAAAGGCTATGGAACTCGAGAAAGTTGGTGATATCGTAACTTAA
- a CDS encoding class-III pyridoxal-phosphate-dependent aminotransferase: MVFVRRMDKQAVTELFSKHVSPAKARFFTAVGIDFVPGKREGVWYWDLNGRKLMDCHCNGGVFNLGHRHPEITRVLKDALEELDIGNHHLMSEHRAILAEKLTKTMPGDVERVVFGVGGGEAIDFSIKLARGHTGKKKIVYARGGYHGHTGFALAAGDEKYRKPFEPVAPGFVAVPFGDTAALEKAVDSDTAAVLFETIPATLGMPIPSEEFYKRVREICDEKDCLMIMDEVQTGLGRTGRMWGIEHYGVVPDVIVTAKGLSGGMYPISATCFRAGLDDFMAEDPFIHVSTFGGAEIGCVVAQKVLEIVSDNSFLENVNTTASLISRDLNATKEEFEFVEEIRQKGLFMGIKMNDEGYGPLLSISCYHSGILAVYANNDTSVLQFLPPLIIHKEHVAYISENLRKAFEIASKRKDMLKLIRAML; the protein is encoded by the coding sequence ATGGTATTTGTGAGACGTATGGACAAGCAGGCAGTTACCGAGTTGTTCTCCAAGCACGTCTCTCCGGCCAAAGCAAGGTTCTTCACAGCAGTTGGAATAGATTTTGTTCCCGGAAAAAGAGAAGGTGTTTGGTACTGGGATTTAAACGGGAGAAAGCTCATGGACTGTCACTGTAATGGAGGTGTTTTCAATCTCGGTCACAGACATCCCGAAATAACCCGGGTTTTGAAAGATGCCCTGGAAGAGCTCGACATTGGTAATCACCACCTGATGAGCGAGCACAGAGCGATTCTCGCAGAAAAGCTGACAAAGACTATGCCCGGTGATGTTGAAAGAGTCGTTTTCGGTGTAGGTGGCGGAGAGGCAATTGATTTCTCAATAAAGCTCGCAAGAGGTCACACCGGGAAGAAGAAAATAGTGTATGCCAGAGGAGGATATCACGGCCATACAGGATTTGCACTTGCTGCAGGGGATGAAAAGTACAGAAAACCATTTGAACCTGTTGCACCTGGATTCGTTGCGGTACCATTCGGAGATACAGCAGCACTTGAAAAGGCCGTTGATTCAGATACAGCAGCAGTTCTTTTCGAGACGATTCCCGCAACCCTGGGCATGCCGATTCCTTCAGAGGAGTTCTACAAAAGGGTGAGAGAAATATGCGACGAAAAAGACTGTCTGATGATTATGGATGAAGTGCAGACCGGACTCGGAAGAACTGGCAGGATGTGGGGAATTGAGCACTATGGTGTTGTTCCCGACGTTATAGTCACCGCAAAGGGGCTTTCTGGTGGGATGTATCCGATCTCCGCAACATGTTTCAGGGCAGGTCTTGATGACTTTATGGCAGAAGATCCCTTTATCCATGTTTCCACTTTTGGCGGAGCAGAAATCGGCTGTGTGGTCGCACAAAAGGTTCTGGAAATTGTGTCGGATAACTCATTTCTTGAGAATGTAAACACCACGGCGTCTTTAATTTCCCGTGATCTCAATGCAACAAAGGAAGAATTTGAATTTGTGGAAGAAATAAGACAGAAGGGTCTTTTCATGGGGATAAAAATGAATGACGAAGGTTATGGTCCTTTGCTATCCATTTCCTGCTACCATAGCGGGATCCTTGCTGTGTACGCCAACAACGACACCTCAGTCCTGCAGTTCCTGCCACCACTCATCATACATAAAGAGCATGTGGCGTACATTTCAGAGAACCTCAGGAAGGCGTTTGAGATCGCAAGTAAGAGAAAAGACATGCTGAAATTAATAAGGGCAATGTTATGA
- a CDS encoding DUF7289 family protein, whose translation MNGERAVSEILGYIYIFGIVMTVLAIVFVQVNTMVEDMKRSVMSQSLEQSFKKIQYIIHSVAFGDVPSQAVEIELQGGSLILEKDHPEFIIAFVNYTNTLSDCGGLDNFRLFCVNLSTGQIFNSSAGCLGSYNYTSCTFNQTVGELIYKYKDWQLSLEAGSVFSKYTEQSYSKILYEPRILLNTTAGSLSYLVITIPDLEGNLSVSGTGRYRFVVNEGNYRFSYIKLADTGNKFDDIYIIIRGTDHGDAWCRFFEKFPDYFNLTLDPLKTGYGNCNSATSPEVRIERSRVSELIAMFREAIFTQ comes from the coding sequence ATGAACGGAGAGAGAGCAGTTTCAGAAATCCTGGGATACATATACATTTTTGGGATAGTAATGACTGTGCTGGCCATCGTTTTCGTCCAGGTCAACACAATGGTGGAAGATATGAAGAGAAGTGTGATGTCCCAAAGTCTTGAACAGAGTTTCAAGAAAATACAGTACATTATCCATTCTGTTGCCTTTGGTGATGTTCCCTCTCAAGCTGTGGAGATTGAACTGCAGGGAGGAAGTTTAATTCTCGAAAAAGACCATCCTGAATTTATCATTGCCTTTGTTAATTACACCAATACACTTTCAGACTGTGGCGGATTGGATAATTTCAGACTCTTCTGCGTGAATCTCTCCACCGGGCAGATTTTCAACTCGAGTGCCGGATGTCTGGGGTCGTACAACTATACATCCTGCACATTCAACCAGACTGTCGGAGAACTGATTTACAAATACAAAGACTGGCAGCTTTCTCTGGAAGCCGGAAGTGTTTTTTCCAAATACACTGAACAGAGTTATTCGAAAATACTCTACGAGCCAAGAATACTCCTGAATACCACAGCCGGAAGTCTGTCTTATCTCGTGATAACAATCCCGGATTTGGAGGGCAACCTGTCCGTTTCTGGAACTGGCAGATACAGGTTCGTTGTGAATGAGGGTAACTACAGGTTTTCGTACATAAAACTGGCCGACACGGGAAATAAATTCGACGATATCTACATAATAATAAGAGGGACCGATCACGGTGATGCCTGGTGCAGGTTTTTTGAGAAGTTCCCCGACTACTTCAACCTGACTCTCGATCCTCTGAAAACGGGATATGGCAACTGCAATTCTGCAACAAGCCCTGAGGTAAGGATCGAACGATCCAGAGTATCTGAACTCATTGCCATGTTTAGAGAAGCGATATTCACGCAGTAA
- a CDS encoding ATP-grasp domain-containing protein produces MKKLFLFEFATCGEEIDDSIAVEGLAMFKAALNGFGKFYEINSFVRRPYTSQFGLPEGSLKNLEGYLEKSDAFLIVAPEDEGLLLELTKIGERYAENLGSSSKAISITSDKWVLYKKLKMKVNLPKTSKRPLDGTFVIKPRTSCAGEGIRFSEAVPQGYIAQEYIEGKNLSVSVIAGEDIRAASVNEQILDGFKYIGSVVPARLDDKTRKEVINEALKAVECIRGLNGYVGVDVVYSDMPYIIEINARLTTPVAAFERAYGITVADYLYGARPKFKKRQIIRKGVNLNGFFVRSGNYCLQISDF; encoded by the coding sequence ATGAAGAAGCTATTTCTATTTGAGTTTGCAACATGTGGAGAAGAAATAGACGACAGTATCGCCGTTGAAGGTCTTGCAATGTTCAAAGCGGCTCTTAATGGATTCGGAAAATTTTATGAAATAAACAGCTTCGTCAGGAGGCCCTATACCAGTCAGTTTGGCCTTCCCGAGGGGTCTCTGAAAAACCTTGAAGGGTATCTTGAAAAAAGCGATGCCTTTCTAATCGTGGCTCCTGAGGACGAGGGGCTGTTGCTTGAGCTGACGAAAATTGGTGAACGATATGCGGAAAACCTTGGATCATCAAGCAAGGCCATATCAATTACCTCGGACAAATGGGTGCTATACAAAAAACTTAAAATGAAGGTCAACCTGCCCAAAACCTCCAAAAGGCCACTTGATGGGACATTCGTGATTAAACCAAGAACTTCATGCGCTGGTGAAGGTATACGGTTCAGCGAAGCTGTTCCGCAGGGATATATAGCCCAGGAGTACATTGAAGGTAAAAATCTAAGCGTCAGTGTGATCGCCGGTGAGGATATCAGGGCTGCAAGCGTGAATGAGCAGATTCTTGATGGCTTTAAGTACATAGGTTCTGTGGTTCCAGCAAGATTGGATGATAAAACCAGAAAAGAGGTTATAAACGAGGCTCTGAAGGCTGTTGAGTGCATCAGAGGTCTTAACGGATACGTTGGTGTGGATGTCGTTTATTCCGACATGCCCTACATTATAGAGATAAACGCCAGACTCACGACACCGGTTGCGGCCTTTGAAAGGGCATACGGTATTACAGTAGCAGATTACCTTTATGGAGCACGCCCGAAATTCAAAAAGAGGCAGATAATAAGAAAAGGCGTAAATCTGAATGGTTTTTTCGTCAGGTCTGGGAATTACTGCCTCCAGATATCAGATTTTTAG